A region of Beijerinckia sp. 28-YEA-48 DNA encodes the following proteins:
- a CDS encoding ABC transporter permease, with product MTDTSSPEAVAPPSRESPLKRSIQAFSKPRLTLIPADSTASRALVIVIAIMTFLATLTGGGAMLIYQASQNWNSAISREMTIQVKPQLGRDIEADVRKAAAIARMPGFADVRVFTREESSRLLEPWLGAGLDLSELPVPRLIVLKLADDARPDLGALRTQLSQQVPNAALDDHHLWLDRLSTMSRALVVVAVVILLLVLLAMVLAVAFATRGAMAGSREIIDVLHFVGARNRFIAAEFQRHFLKLGLRGGLIGGVSALVIFYLAGLLTAWWIASPEASQVEAMFGRFSLGFVGYLTIIVISAGIALLTAAMSRSVVLHRLRRMN from the coding sequence ATGACTGACACCTCCAGCCCGGAAGCGGTGGCCCCGCCATCGCGCGAAAGCCCGCTGAAGCGGTCGATCCAGGCCTTTTCCAAACCGCGGCTGACCTTGATTCCCGCCGACAGCACCGCCAGCCGGGCACTCGTCATCGTCATCGCCATTATGACTTTCCTCGCCACCCTAACGGGCGGCGGCGCCATGCTGATCTATCAGGCATCGCAGAACTGGAATTCCGCGATCTCGCGCGAAATGACGATTCAGGTGAAACCGCAGCTCGGTCGCGACATCGAAGCCGATGTGCGCAAGGCGGCGGCGATCGCCCGGATGCCAGGCTTCGCCGACGTGCGCGTGTTTACCCGCGAGGAATCTTCACGACTGTTGGAGCCGTGGCTCGGTGCCGGGCTCGATCTCAGCGAACTGCCGGTGCCACGGCTGATCGTGCTCAAACTCGCCGACGATGCCCGGCCCGATCTCGGCGCCCTGCGCACGCAATTGAGCCAGCAGGTGCCCAACGCGGCGCTCGACGATCATCACCTCTGGCTCGACCGCCTCAGCACCATGTCGCGAGCACTGGTCGTCGTCGCCGTCGTCATCCTGCTCCTGGTGCTGCTCGCCATGGTGCTGGCCGTCGCCTTCGCCACCCGTGGCGCCATGGCCGGCAGCCGCGAGATCATCGATGTCCTGCATTTCGTCGGCGCCCGAAACAGGTTCATCGCCGCCGAATTCCAGCGCCATTTCCTCAAGCTCGGTCTGCGGGGCGGATTGATCGGCGGCGTCAGCGCCCTGGTCATCTTTTATCTGGCTGGCCTCCTCACCGCCTGGTGGATCGCCAGCCCCGAGGCAAGCCAGGTCGAAGCAATGTTCGGCCGTTTTTCCCTCGGTTTTGTCGGCTATCTGACGATCATCGTCATTTCGGCAGGCATCGCTCTGCTCACCGCCGCCATGTCGCGCTCGGTCGTGCTGCACCGCCTGCGGCGCATGAACTGA
- a CDS encoding chorismate mutase, with translation MSADLKPKSGSSAADPVVDLATLRVDIDRIDQEMHELLIERSAIIDKLIAIKACQGGGSAFRPGREAEMMRRLAIRHRGLLPLDTVEGIWRIIISTFTYVQAPYSVHVDTAAGDAMMRDSARFHFGFTVPFIPHYGASGVIDAVASSQGDLGMVRMDSGAMAQPWWHRLAPPEAPKIIARLPFVERPDHPAGVPAFVLSLPLAEAASRDVVIYEASITRWRDALPELVGRAGGEILGNVGSEWGLSLLLAMPGDVPLANVKTLFAQAGHSDVRLAEIGSHALRHQVHRHSTDI, from the coding sequence ATGTCAGCAGACCTCAAGCCGAAATCTGGTTCTTCTGCCGCCGATCCCGTGGTGGATCTGGCGACGCTCCGCGTCGATATCGACCGGATCGACCAGGAGATGCATGAGCTGCTGATCGAGCGCAGCGCCATCATCGACAAGTTGATCGCCATCAAGGCGTGCCAGGGCGGTGGATCGGCGTTCCGGCCCGGCCGCGAGGCTGAAATGATGCGCCGCCTCGCCATCCGCCACCGGGGCTTGCTGCCGCTCGACACTGTCGAGGGCATCTGGCGCATCATTATCTCGACCTTCACCTATGTGCAGGCGCCCTACAGCGTCCATGTCGATACGGCGGCGGGCGACGCGATGATGCGCGACTCCGCCCGCTTCCATTTCGGCTTCACGGTGCCCTTCATCCCCCATTATGGCGCCTCTGGCGTCATCGACGCGGTGGCGTCATCGCAAGGCGATCTCGGCATGGTGCGCATGGACAGCGGTGCCATGGCGCAGCCGTGGTGGCATCGCCTGGCGCCGCCCGAGGCGCCGAAAATCATCGCCCGCCTGCCCTTCGTCGAACGGCCCGATCATCCAGCCGGCGTGCCGGCCTTCGTGCTGTCGCTGCCGCTCGCGGAAGCGGCTTCGCGCGACGTGGTGATCTACGAGGCGTCGATCACGCGCTGGCGCGATGCCTTGCCGGAACTGGTCGGGCGTGCCGGCGGCGAAATCCTGGGCAATGTCGGCAGCGAATGGGGCCTGTCGCTGCTTTTGGCCATGCCGGGCGATGTCCCCCTCGCCAATGTCAAAACGCTGTTCGCGCAGGCCGGACATAGCGATGTGCGCCTGGCTGAAATCGGTAGCCATGCCTTGCGACATCAAGTGCACCGACATTCCACCGACATCTGA
- a CDS encoding homoserine O-acetyltransferase codes for MSTAAPDDIPSQFAHFPASQPLAMDAGVLLAPLTIAYQTYGTLNADKSNAILICHALTGDQHVANVHPVTGKPGWWGTMVGPGRPIDTERYFVICSNVVGGCMGTTGPTSINPATDKPYGLDLPVVTIRDMVRAQAMLIDHLGIDQLFCVAGGSMGGMQVLQWAALYPQRVFAAMPIAAAARHSSQNIAFHEVGRQAIMADPDWRAGRYFDQGVRPQKGLAVARMAAHITYLSDEALQRKFGRKYQDREAPTFSFDADFQVESYLRYQGSTFVERFDANSYLYVTRAMDYFDLAEDYGGVLANAFKGSRTRFCVTSFTSDWLFPTSASRAIVHALNASGASVSFVEIETDRGHDAFLLNVPELFATSRGFLEAAARARGLPPKVKSS; via the coding sequence CTGTCCACGGCCGCCCCCGACGACATTCCCAGCCAATTCGCCCATTTTCCCGCCAGCCAGCCCCTGGCCATGGACGCCGGCGTCCTGCTCGCCCCCCTCACCATCGCCTACCAGACCTACGGCACCCTCAATGCCGACAAGTCCAACGCCATCCTGATCTGCCATGCCCTGACCGGCGACCAGCATGTCGCCAATGTGCACCCGGTTACCGGCAAGCCGGGCTGGTGGGGCACCATGGTCGGCCCGGGCCGGCCGATCGACACCGAGCGCTATTTCGTCATCTGCTCCAATGTGGTCGGCGGCTGCATGGGCACTACTGGCCCGACCTCGATCAATCCGGCCACCGACAAGCCCTATGGCCTCGACCTGCCGGTCGTCACCATTCGCGACATGGTGCGCGCCCAGGCGATGCTGATCGACCACCTCGGCATCGATCAATTGTTCTGCGTCGCCGGCGGCTCCATGGGTGGTATGCAGGTACTGCAATGGGCGGCGCTGTATCCGCAGCGCGTCTTCGCCGCCATGCCGATCGCCGCGGCCGCCCGGCATTCGTCGCAGAACATCGCCTTTCACGAGGTTGGCCGCCAGGCGATCATGGCCGATCCCGACTGGCGCGCTGGCCGCTATTTCGACCAGGGCGTGAGGCCCCAGAAGGGCCTCGCCGTCGCGCGCATGGCCGCGCATATCACCTATCTCTCCGACGAAGCGCTGCAGCGCAAATTCGGCCGCAAATATCAAGACCGCGAAGCCCCGACCTTCTCCTTCGACGCCGACTTCCAGGTCGAAAGTTACCTGCGCTACCAAGGCTCGACCTTCGTCGAGCGCTTCGACGCCAATTCCTATCTCTATGTCACCCGCGCCATGGATTACTTCGATCTCGCTGAAGATTACGGCGGCGTGCTCGCCAACGCCTTCAAAGGCAGCCGCACGCGCTTCTGCGTCACCTCGTTTACGTCCGACTGGCTGTTTCCCACATCGGCATCGCGCGCCATCGTCCATGCGCTGAATGCCAGCGGCGCATCGGTGTCTTTCGTCGAGATCGAAACCGATCGTGGCCACGATGCCTTTCTGCTCAACGTGCCGGAACTCTTCGCTACATCGCGCGGCTTCCTCGAAGCGGCGGCGCGGGCACGCGGTCTCCCACCAAAGGTAAAATCGTCCTGA
- a CDS encoding LLM class flavin-dependent oxidoreductase: MTDDATQRPLELGLDTFGDVTFGDDGELLPHAQVIRNVIDQAVLADEVGCAFIGLGEHHRSDFAISAPEVVLAAIAARTKSIRLGSAVTVLSSDDPIRVFQRFSTLDAASNGRAEVILGRGSFTESFPLFGFDLNDYEKLFEEKLDLFAALLPQQEISWHGSVRPPLDKQRVYPPIERGTLKTWIGVGGSPQSVVRAAHYGLPLMLAIIGGDPARFNPYVDLFHRALAEFKKPALPIGVHSPGHVADSDEQAREDLWPCYKRMHDRIGAERGWPPTNRAQFDQEIAHGSLYVGAPETVARKIAATVKDLGIDRFDMKYSAGPLPHSKLMRSIELYGRKVIPMVHDLLAS; the protein is encoded by the coding sequence ATGACTGATGACGCGACCCAGCGCCCCCTAGAACTCGGCCTCGACACCTTCGGCGATGTTACCTTCGGCGACGATGGTGAGCTGCTGCCGCACGCCCAGGTGATTCGCAATGTCATCGACCAGGCTGTCCTGGCCGACGAGGTTGGCTGCGCCTTCATTGGCCTGGGCGAACATCACCGCAGCGATTTCGCCATTTCCGCGCCGGAAGTGGTGCTGGCCGCTATCGCCGCGCGCACCAAAAGCATCCGGCTTGGCTCGGCCGTGACCGTGCTCTCATCCGATGATCCGATCCGCGTGTTCCAGCGCTTTTCGACGCTCGATGCCGCCTCGAACGGCCGCGCCGAAGTCATTCTCGGGCGCGGCTCCTTCACCGAATCCTTTCCGCTGTTCGGCTTCGACCTCAACGACTACGAGAAACTGTTCGAGGAGAAGCTCGATCTGTTTGCCGCGTTGCTGCCGCAACAGGAAATCTCCTGGCATGGCAGCGTGCGTCCGCCGCTCGACAAGCAGCGCGTCTATCCGCCGATCGAACGCGGCACCTTGAAGACATGGATCGGAGTTGGTGGCAGCCCGCAATCGGTGGTGCGCGCCGCGCACTACGGCCTGCCGTTGATGCTCGCCATCATCGGTGGCGATCCCGCCCGCTTCAATCCCTATGTCGATCTGTTTCATCGGGCGCTGGCCGAGTTCAAGAAGCCAGCGCTCCCGATCGGCGTGCACTCGCCCGGCCATGTCGCCGACAGCGACGAGCAGGCGCGCGAAGATCTCTGGCCCTGCTACAAGCGCATGCACGACCGCATCGGTGCTGAGCGTGGCTGGCCGCCGACAAACCGCGCCCAGTTCGACCAAGAGATCGCCCACGGCTCACTCTATGTCGGCGCGCCCGAAACCGTCGCCCGCAAGATCGCCGCGACCGTAAAGGACCTCGGCATCGACCGTTTCGACATGAAATACAGCGCCGGCCCGTTGCCGCACAGTAAGCTGATGCGCAGCATCGAGCTCTACGGTCGCAAGGTTATTCCGATGGTGCACGACCTGCTGGCGAGCTAG
- the metW gene encoding methionine biosynthesis protein MetW — translation MTDTVTRSGGINVPSFGNEGRLDHLLIASMVSDNTRVLDVGCGDGALLRLLTDKHGVDGRGIELSKSGVNEAVAKGLSVIQGDADTDLVDYPDDSFDYVILSQTIQATRHPKVVLEHMLRVGRHAIVSFPNFGHWKLRLQLLVKGKMPMTGILSNPWYDTPNIHFCTIRDFVGLVDEVGAKIERAEALNRFGAPLGFTAPWWVWNMFGEQGLFLLKRGSR, via the coding sequence ATGACCGACACCGTGACGCGCTCGGGCGGCATCAACGTTCCGTCCTTCGGCAACGAAGGCCGCCTCGATCATCTCCTCATTGCCAGCATGGTCAGCGACAACACGCGCGTGCTCGATGTCGGCTGCGGCGACGGCGCACTATTGCGCCTGCTCACCGACAAGCATGGCGTCGACGGACGCGGCATCGAATTGTCAAAGAGCGGCGTCAACGAAGCCGTCGCCAAGGGCCTGTCGGTGATCCAGGGCGATGCCGACACCGACCTTGTCGATTATCCCGACGACAGTTTCGACTATGTGATCCTGTCGCAAACGATCCAGGCGACCCGCCACCCAAAGGTGGTTCTCGAACACATGCTGCGGGTCGGTCGCCATGCCATCGTATCGTTTCCAAACTTCGGCCATTGGAAATTGCGTCTGCAATTGCTGGTCAAGGGCAAGATGCCGATGACCGGCATTCTCTCCAACCCCTGGTACGACACGCCCAACATTCACTTCTGCACCATTCGCGACTTCGTCGGTCTGGTCGATGAAGTGGGCGCCAAGATCGAACGGGCCGAGGCGCTCAACCGCTTCGGTGCTCCTCTGGGCTTCACCGCGCCCTGGTGGGTCTGGAACATGTTCGGCGAGCAGGGGCTTTTTCTTTTGAAACGCGGCTCTCGCTAG
- a CDS encoding GNAT family N-acetyltransferase — MQQALLSVRSAKADDIAGLADVYAAAWVHAYRGIIPGRELDRMVRHRGARWWRAAMQRGSGLLVADFEDSVAGYVSYGRNRDASARYSGEIYELYLLPEFQGLGFGRRLFRTAQDDLARRGYASLVVWALAENELATGFYEAMGGKVSGKALEYFGAKVCERVAFKFER; from the coding sequence ATGCAACAGGCTCTCCTTTCGGTGCGAAGCGCGAAGGCCGATGACATTGCCGGCCTAGCCGACGTCTATGCTGCTGCGTGGGTTCACGCCTATCGCGGCATCATCCCTGGGCGCGAACTCGATCGCATGGTGCGCCACCGCGGTGCGCGCTGGTGGCGGGCGGCGATGCAGCGCGGCAGCGGCCTGCTCGTCGCCGATTTTGAAGACAGTGTCGCCGGCTATGTCAGCTATGGTCGCAATCGCGATGCCTCGGCGCGCTACAGCGGTGAAATCTACGAGCTTTATCTCTTGCCGGAATTTCAGGGTCTCGGCTTTGGTCGTCGCCTGTTCCGCACCGCCCAGGACGATCTGGCGCGGCGCGGCTATGCCTCGCTGGTGGTCTGGGCCCTGGCGGAGAACGAACTCGCCACCGGCTTTTATGAAGCCATGGGAGGCAAGGTTTCGGGCAAGGCGCTTGAATATTTCGGCGCGAAAGTGTGCGAGCGCGTTGCCTTCAAGTTCGAGCGCTAG
- a CDS encoding prephenate/arogenate dehydrogenase family protein — protein sequence MVRRVADSQDHAPLFDRITIVGVGLIGSSIARVARDRHLARHIVACDSDKAVRERVVELKIADEVIEDVAQACADSDFVVLCAPVGANAAIAAAIAKVLKPGAIVSDVGSVKQAVVDAIAPQLPKGVHFVPAHPVAGTEYSGPDSGFSTLFINRWCILTPPEGEDETAIDKVRRFWEACGANVEVMSPLHHDLVLAITSHVPHLIAYNIVRTADDLESVTQSEVIKFSAGGFRDFTRIAASDPTMWRDVFLNNKQAVLEMLGRFQEDLASLQRMIRWDDGQGLFDLFTRTRAIRRSIIAQGQETNAADFGRGSAPPPKT from the coding sequence ATGGTGCGAAGGGTGGCTGATAGCCAAGACCACGCGCCGCTGTTCGACCGGATCACCATCGTCGGTGTCGGTCTCATCGGCTCGTCGATCGCGCGAGTGGCGCGCGATCGACATCTCGCCCGTCACATCGTCGCTTGCGACAGCGACAAAGCGGTGCGCGAGCGCGTGGTCGAACTGAAGATCGCCGATGAGGTGATCGAGGACGTGGCGCAGGCCTGCGCCGACTCAGATTTTGTTGTGCTGTGCGCGCCGGTCGGCGCCAATGCGGCGATCGCCGCCGCCATTGCCAAAGTATTGAAGCCAGGCGCTATCGTCTCCGATGTTGGGTCGGTGAAACAGGCGGTGGTCGATGCAATCGCGCCGCAGCTGCCCAAGGGCGTGCATTTTGTGCCGGCGCATCCGGTGGCGGGCACCGAATATTCCGGGCCCGATTCTGGCTTTTCGACGCTGTTCATCAATCGCTGGTGCATCCTGACGCCGCCTGAAGGCGAGGATGAAACGGCGATCGACAAGGTGCGCCGCTTTTGGGAAGCCTGTGGTGCCAATGTCGAAGTGATGTCGCCTTTGCATCATGATCTGGTGCTGGCGATCACCAGCCATGTGCCGCATCTCATCGCCTATAATATCGTGCGCACGGCCGACGATCTTGAAAGCGTGACGCAGTCGGAAGTGATCAAATTTTCCGCTGGCGGCTTTCGCGATTTCACCCGCATAGCCGCCTCCGATCCGACGATGTGGCGCGATGTCTTCCTCAATAATAAACAAGCCGTGCTGGAAATGCTCGGTCGCTTTCAGGAAGATCTGGCGTCGCTGCAGCGGATGATCCGCTGGGACGATGGCCAGGGCCTGTTCGATCTGTTCACCCGCACGCGCGCCATTCGCCGCAGCATCATCGCGCAGGGACAGGAGACCAATGCCGCCGACTTTGGTCGTGGCAGTGCGCCGCCGCCAAAGACATAG
- a CDS encoding DUF2125 domain-containing protein, with product MPSRKARLPVLALGLLIALAAIWSLVWYGGLLLTRHHLGQWMSAEADRGRTWTCGEQNAFGFPFTLGITCKDARVSGTHAGKAFSATLPNLIARAEAQAPRTLLLEAIAPLNVDIEGQASAVSWQDLHTELRFGSGGPVAARLTGDKLAFTGKSLMPDGEIESIDHLSVDITQAADVTADQNAYDIAFTLAGVASPAVDSFIANGQATHLDGKGRLSQFSPFGNRPLEERLDEFRLLGGAFVINSLRFSKGDTTAEASGRLTLDESHRLAGDISARFAGIEPLLTRFGIPTGLTAIESLMRRRSPGADKTEPAGLRLPVTLRNGGVYIGPVRAPVRLRPLY from the coding sequence ATGCCAAGCCGCAAGGCCAGACTTCCCGTTCTCGCCCTCGGCCTGCTGATCGCGCTCGCCGCAATCTGGTCCCTTGTCTGGTACGGCGGTCTGCTCCTGACCCGTCACCACCTGGGCCAATGGATGAGCGCAGAGGCCGATCGCGGCCGCACCTGGACCTGTGGCGAGCAGAACGCCTTCGGCTTCCCCTTTACCCTGGGCATCACCTGCAAGGACGCGCGGGTGTCAGGCACCCATGCCGGCAAGGCCTTCTCCGCCACCCTGCCCAATCTCATCGCCCGCGCCGAGGCGCAGGCACCGCGCACTTTGCTGCTCGAAGCCATCGCGCCGCTCAACGTCGACATTGAAGGCCAAGCAAGCGCTGTCTCCTGGCAAGATCTGCACACCGAACTGAGATTCGGTTCGGGCGGCCCGGTCGCCGCGCGCCTGACCGGCGACAAACTCGCTTTCACCGGCAAATCGCTGATGCCCGACGGCGAGATCGAGAGCATCGATCATCTGTCGGTCGACATCACCCAGGCCGCCGACGTCACCGCCGATCAGAACGCCTATGACATCGCCTTCACGCTCGCTGGCGTGGCCTCGCCCGCGGTCGACTCCTTCATCGCCAACGGCCAAGCGACACATCTCGACGGCAAGGGCCGGCTGTCGCAGTTTTCGCCCTTCGGCAACAGACCGCTGGAAGAGCGGCTTGACGAATTTCGCCTGCTGGGCGGCGCTTTCGTCATCAACAGCCTGCGCTTTTCCAAGGGCGACACGACGGCGGAAGCCAGCGGCCGTCTGACACTTGATGAGTCCCATCGACTGGCCGGCGATATCAGCGCGCGCTTTGCCGGCATCGAGCCACTGCTCACCCGCTTTGGGATTCCCACGGGCCTCACCGCGATCGAGAGCCTGATGCGCCGGCGCTCTCCTGGCGCGGATAAGACGGAACCTGCCGGCCTGCGCCTGCCGGTCACCCTGCGCAATGGCGGCGTCTATATCGGGCCCGTGCGCGCGCCCGTACGCCTGCGCCCACTATATTAG
- the hisC gene encoding histidinol-phosphate transaminase produces the protein MTTTLSRPAPRAGILDIEAYVPGKSPAKGSGKTFKLSSNETPFGPSQAAFEAYQAAAKTLDLYPDGAARVLREAIAARFGLDANRIVCGCGSDDLLHLLAAAYIGPGDEAIMTKHGFQIYYIAIQAAGGTPIISEEKNYTTDVDDILSRVTERTKVVFIANPNNPTGTYLPFEEVRRLHAGLPPHVLLVLDAAYAEYVRKNDYTSGLEMVSEFSNVVMTRTFSKIHGLAAVRIGWMYAPEEVCDIINRVRGPFNVSGPGLMAGAAAINDTKHVEMSAAHNEKWLDWLTQEVRTAGLEVTPSVANFILVHFGQKPGFTAKEAEAFLGQRGLIVRGVGSYHLPDAIRITIGTDEACRLVAEALRDFAKHGAKGG, from the coding sequence ATGACAACCACCCTGTCTCGCCCCGCCCCGCGCGCCGGCATTCTCGACATTGAAGCCTATGTGCCTGGCAAGAGCCCGGCCAAGGGCAGCGGTAAGACCTTCAAACTATCCTCGAACGAAACGCCGTTCGGGCCGTCGCAGGCTGCATTCGAAGCCTATCAGGCCGCCGCCAAGACGCTTGATCTCTATCCCGATGGCGCGGCGCGCGTGTTGCGCGAAGCCATTGCCGCGCGCTTTGGCCTCGATGCCAATCGCATTGTCTGTGGCTGCGGCTCAGACGATCTGCTGCACTTGCTGGCGGCGGCCTATATCGGGCCCGGCGATGAAGCGATCATGACCAAGCATGGCTTCCAGATCTATTACATCGCCATTCAGGCGGCGGGTGGTACGCCGATCATTTCGGAAGAGAAGAATTACACCACCGATGTCGACGATATCCTGTCGCGTGTCACGGAACGCACCAAGGTTGTCTTCATCGCCAATCCGAACAATCCGACTGGCACCTATCTGCCGTTCGAAGAGGTGAGGCGCCTGCATGCCGGCCTGCCGCCGCATGTGCTGCTGGTGCTCGATGCGGCTTACGCGGAATATGTGCGCAAGAATGACTACACCTCAGGTCTCGAAATGGTGTCCGAGTTCTCCAACGTGGTGATGACGCGGACGTTTTCGAAGATCCACGGCCTGGCGGCTGTGCGCATCGGCTGGATGTATGCGCCTGAAGAGGTTTGCGACATCATCAATCGCGTGCGCGGCCCGTTCAATGTCAGCGGTCCTGGCCTGATGGCCGGTGCGGCGGCGATCAACGACACCAAGCATGTCGAAATGTCGGCGGCGCATAACGAGAAGTGGCTCGACTGGCTGACGCAGGAAGTGCGCACGGCCGGCCTCGAAGTGACGCCGAGCGTAGCCAATTTCATTCTGGTGCATTTCGGCCAGAAGCCAGGCTTCACCGCCAAGGAGGCCGAGGCCTTCCTGGGCCAACGCGGGCTCATCGTGCGCGGCGTCGGCTCCTATCACCTGCCCGATGCAATCCGTATCACCATCGGCACTGACGAGGCCTGCCGCCTTGTTGCCGAGGCGCTGCGTGATTTCGCCAAGCATGGTGCGAAGGGTGGCTGA
- a CDS encoding 1-acyl-sn-glycerol-3-phosphate acyltransferase: protein MLYIRSALFNVLFYLNLIIIMILGLPLLATNRYSVFWLCKIWGKSSLWLLDKICGTKAEFRGLENIPKGALIIAPKHQSIWETFALEMFFDDYSIILKRQLMWLPLFGWYLKRADLIAIDRASGRSALEQIIQQAKKLPPQGRQLLCFPEGTRRPPGAPPRYRIGIAQIYMETGMPCLPVAMNSGLFWARRSFLRRPGTIVVEFLPVIPPGLPREEFFTRLQTVIEDASNRLMTEAIAKDPSLAQLMVKEG from the coding sequence ATGCTCTACATCCGCTCGGCCCTGTTCAACGTGCTGTTTTACCTGAACTTGATCATCATCATGATTCTGGGCCTGCCGTTGCTCGCGACAAACCGCTATTCGGTCTTCTGGCTGTGCAAGATCTGGGGCAAGTCCTCGCTCTGGCTGCTCGACAAAATCTGCGGCACCAAGGCTGAATTTCGTGGCCTCGAGAATATTCCCAAGGGCGCACTCATCATCGCGCCGAAACACCAGTCGATCTGGGAAACCTTCGCGCTGGAAATGTTCTTCGACGACTATTCGATCATCCTGAAGCGGCAGCTGATGTGGCTGCCGCTGTTTGGCTGGTATCTCAAGCGCGCCGACCTGATCGCCATCGACCGCGCCAGCGGCCGATCGGCACTGGAGCAGATTATCCAGCAGGCCAAAAAGCTCCCGCCGCAGGGCCGGCAATTGCTCTGCTTTCCCGAAGGCACGCGCCGCCCGCCAGGCGCGCCCCCGCGCTACAGGATCGGCATCGCCCAGATCTATATGGAAACCGGCATGCCCTGCCTGCCCGTCGCCATGAACTCCGGCCTGTTCTGGGCACGCCGCAGTTTCCTGCGCCGGCCGGGAACCATCGTCGTGGAATTTCTGCCGGTCATTCCCCCCGGCCTGCCGCGCGAGGAATTCTTCACCCGCTTGCAAACCGTCATCGAGGACGCCTCCAACCGGCTGATGACTGAGGCTATCGCCAAGGACCCATCGCTGGCGCAACTGATGGTGAAGGAAGGCTGA
- a CDS encoding gamma-glutamylcyclotransferase, whose protein sequence is MSSAMTTAKATTMTTAHDFWVFGYGSLMWRPGFPFEEKQIASVHGYHRSLCIYSHVHRGTQEIPGLVLGLDRGGSCQGVAFRVRAENWDEVIAYLREREQVTMIYLETFLHVRLATGDKVAAVAYVVDRSHQQYAGRLERDELIRLVRQGKGVSGDNPDYVVSTYQHLREIGVHDATLAWLAKHLAAN, encoded by the coding sequence ATGTCCAGCGCCATGACGACGGCCAAGGCGACCACGATGACCACGGCGCACGATTTCTGGGTGTTCGGCTACGGCTCGCTGATGTGGCGGCCGGGCTTTCCGTTCGAGGAAAAGCAGATCGCCTCGGTTCATGGCTATCATCGATCGCTGTGCATCTATTCGCATGTGCATCGGGGCACCCAGGAGATTCCAGGGCTGGTGCTCGGGCTCGACCGGGGCGGCTCCTGCCAGGGCGTGGCTTTCCGCGTGCGGGCGGAGAATTGGGACGAGGTGATCGCTTATCTGCGCGAGCGCGAGCAGGTCACCATGATCTATCTCGAGACCTTCCTGCACGTGCGCCTCGCCACAGGCGACAAGGTGGCAGCCGTTGCTTACGTCGTCGATCGAAGCCATCAGCAATATGCCGGTCGGCTGGAGCGGGACGAGCTGATCCGTCTCGTGCGCCAGGGCAAGGGCGTGTCGGGTGACAATCCAGACTATGTGGTCAGCACTTATCAGCACCTGCGCGAGATCGGCGTGCATGATGCGACCTTGGCCTGGCTGGCGAAGCATCTCGCGGCGAATTGA
- a CDS encoding LysE family translocator has protein sequence MSPEFLITTLIIVASPGIGATYTIAAGLNRGAKASVWAAFACTLGIVPHLLAAMTGLAALLHASALLFEIVKYAGVAYLLYMAWAMLKERGSMKIDAGNDARGRWQVIVDGILINLLNPKLSIFFVSFLPQFISPAQPNVLAQMMVLSSVFMLATFVIFTLYGLFASTMRDRVLSSPTVLAWMRRTFAAAFVALGAKLALSER, from the coding sequence ATGTCTCCCGAATTCCTCATCACCACGCTCATTATCGTCGCCTCACCCGGCATCGGCGCGACCTATACGATCGCCGCCGGCTTGAACCGCGGCGCCAAGGCGAGCGTTTGGGCCGCATTCGCCTGCACGCTTGGCATCGTCCCGCATCTGCTGGCGGCGATGACCGGACTGGCCGCGCTGCTGCATGCCTCGGCGCTTCTGTTCGAAATCGTCAAATATGCCGGCGTGGCCTATCTGCTCTACATGGCCTGGGCGATGCTCAAGGAACGGGGGTCGATGAAGATCGACGCAGGAAACGATGCGCGCGGCCGTTGGCAGGTTATCGTCGACGGCATTCTGATCAACCTGCTGAACCCGAAACTGTCGATCTTCTTCGTTTCCTTCCTGCCGCAATTCATCAGCCCTGCGCAGCCGAATGTACTGGCGCAGATGATGGTGCTCTCGAGCGTCTTCATGCTGGCGACCTTCGTCATTTTCACGCTCTACGGCCTGTTCGCGTCAACGATGCGTGACAGGGTGTTGTCGAGCCCGACGGTGCTGGCCTGGATGCGGCGGACTTTCGCGGCCGCTTTCGTGGCGCTCGGAGCCAAGCTTGCACTGAGCGAACGATAA